In the Leptospira limi genome, one interval contains:
- a CDS encoding cytochrome c-type biogenesis protein CcmH — protein MGITSNVFSQKTTTNLKEETQIQTFLKVTEKIRCICLPSLPIQSCSFNMCAASSYLKSFIENRIKEGMGEGEIISKMENGFGTSVLQDPIVIMFQENGNQGMVDSIVYGFGPKILAKPDDTWINATLLGLGVLGLFGIYRYGTKKSREKSALSQSNSKTPSTSTTEAIKEKIRKFEES, from the coding sequence ATGGGAATCACAAGTAATGTGTTTTCTCAAAAAACAACCACCAATCTAAAAGAAGAAACTCAGATCCAAACCTTCCTTAAGGTCACAGAGAAAATCCGATGTATCTGTTTACCAAGCCTTCCTATCCAGTCGTGTTCCTTTAACATGTGTGCTGCTTCCAGTTATCTCAAAAGTTTCATTGAAAATCGAATCAAAGAAGGAATGGGAGAAGGAGAAATCATTTCCAAAATGGAAAATGGATTTGGCACTTCAGTTTTACAAGACCCTATTGTAATCATGTTCCAAGAAAATGGAAACCAAGGTATGGTTGATTCGATCGTGTATGGTTTTGGTCCTAAAATCTTAGCAAAACCTGATGATACTTGGATCAATGCCACATTACTTGGATTAGGTGTTCTTGGGTTATTTGGGATCTATCGATATGGAACTAAAAAATCACGTGAAAAATCTGCTCTTTCCCAATCAAACTCCAAAACTCCATCAACTTCTACAACAGAAGCCATCAAAGAAAAAATTCGCAAATTTGAAGAGTCTTAA
- a CDS encoding SIR2 family NAD-dependent protein deacylase, protein MDVLPQESLEIIRRAKSIIFLTGAGISNESGIPTFRGEGGLWKNFRAEDLATPEAFLKNPELVWEWYDWRRNICKNAKPNPGHITIAKWQKKSSSVSLITQNVDGLHPRAGSESIIELHGNIFRVRCTNCSAKFHLEQDGLDHPGLKFCKHCESLLRPDIVWFGEEYDQTLLTKSWELCKQSQIVFVIGTSANVSVPAQLALTAIRNGAIGIEINPAETNLTPSMKHHFGGKSGEVLPKIWNEVFPNEPLD, encoded by the coding sequence ATGGACGTGTTACCGCAAGAATCTTTGGAAATAATTCGGAGAGCAAAGAGTATCATCTTTCTGACAGGGGCTGGTATTTCAAACGAAAGTGGAATCCCAACGTTTCGCGGAGAAGGTGGACTTTGGAAAAACTTCCGAGCAGAGGATTTAGCAACTCCTGAAGCTTTCCTAAAAAATCCAGAACTCGTTTGGGAATGGTACGATTGGCGAAGGAATATTTGTAAAAATGCAAAACCCAATCCAGGCCATATAACAATTGCCAAATGGCAAAAAAAATCAAGTTCTGTTTCCCTCATTACTCAAAATGTAGACGGCCTTCATCCGCGTGCAGGAAGTGAATCCATCATCGAACTTCATGGGAATATTTTTCGTGTCAGGTGTACAAATTGTTCGGCAAAATTCCATTTGGAACAAGATGGTTTAGACCATCCTGGACTTAAATTTTGTAAACATTGTGAATCCCTACTTAGGCCCGACATTGTTTGGTTTGGAGAAGAGTATGACCAAACACTTCTCACAAAAAGTTGGGAACTATGTAAACAATCACAAATCGTTTTTGTCATTGGAACGAGTGCCAACGTATCTGTCCCCGCCCAATTAGCGCTCACCGCGATTCGGAATGGAGCAATCGGGATTGAAATCAATCCAGCTGAAACAAATCTTACACCTTCCATGAAACACCATTTTGGTGGAAAATCAGGTGAAGTATTACCCAAAATTTGGAATGAAGTATTTCCAAACGAACCATTAGACTAA
- a CDS encoding DMT family protein, with protein sequence MLTFVLLVLSNIFMTFAWYGHLKYAKSNQMFYVILFSWGIAFFEYVLMVPANRIGYTVYKYEGFQLKIIQEMITIFVFILFATLFLGEKIKWNYIVSFGLILLAGFFAFGFGNNSNSH encoded by the coding sequence ATGCTAACATTTGTTTTACTTGTTTTATCCAATATCTTTATGACTTTTGCCTGGTATGGCCATTTAAAATATGCAAAATCAAACCAAATGTTTTATGTGATTTTGTTTTCATGGGGCATTGCATTTTTTGAATATGTGCTTATGGTACCTGCCAATCGAATCGGGTATACTGTATATAAATATGAAGGATTCCAATTAAAGATCATCCAAGAGATGATTACAATCTTTGTTTTTATCCTTTTTGCCACCTTGTTTTTAGGCGAAAAAATCAAATGGAATTATATCGTTAGTTTTGGATTGATCTTACTTGCTGGTTTTTTTGCGTTTGGATTTGGGAACAATTCAAACAGTCACTAA
- a CDS encoding aminotransferase class I/II-fold pyridoxal phosphate-dependent enzyme: MSHHWEEIQKKLESIKEKQLFRETKTYHGIDFCSNDYMGLATNSRMLEYYRSLTDLYPFGSTASRLVRGNYDSMDLFETEFANFVNGEAALLVSNGFVANLGLIDSIAAPNCYVFTDRLNHASILDGIRISGAKKKYYNHLDLQHLQTLLNKANAEDPNQKHKRIVVTESLFSMDGDSPDFSKLLTLKKQYGFVLIVDEAHALGVYGKEGKGILFRDLPPEDIQSIDYRVYTLGKSFGLEGGIIVTKQMGRDHLVNVMRPFIFSTAPLPIISKLAMYALDLLRSMETERFHLFELTRELKQSLQTNGFMITNTESHIIPLLLSSEKESLYYAKRLQEMGLDVRAIRPPTVPTPRLRISLNAKLTREDTNSLVSALVQIRKDCETVSFP, encoded by the coding sequence GTGAGCCATCATTGGGAAGAAATTCAAAAAAAACTGGAGTCCATCAAGGAAAAACAATTATTTCGGGAAACTAAAACCTATCATGGGATTGATTTTTGTTCCAATGATTACATGGGCCTAGCCACTAACTCTCGTATGTTGGAATACTACAGGTCTTTAACAGATTTGTATCCCTTTGGTTCGACAGCTTCACGGCTTGTTCGTGGAAATTATGATTCCATGGATTTGTTCGAAACGGAATTTGCAAACTTTGTGAATGGAGAGGCAGCCTTACTTGTTTCCAATGGTTTTGTCGCAAACTTGGGGCTCATTGATTCCATTGCTGCGCCAAATTGTTATGTTTTTACAGACCGTTTGAATCATGCCTCGATTTTGGATGGGATACGGATTTCTGGTGCCAAAAAAAAATACTACAACCACTTGGATTTGCAACATTTACAAACGTTACTAAACAAGGCAAATGCCGAAGACCCAAACCAGAAACACAAACGAATCGTTGTTACCGAATCTTTGTTTAGTATGGATGGAGATAGCCCCGATTTTTCCAAACTACTCACATTAAAAAAACAATATGGGTTTGTCCTGATTGTGGATGAAGCACACGCACTCGGAGTGTATGGCAAAGAAGGCAAGGGGATTTTGTTTCGCGATTTACCTCCCGAAGACATTCAATCGATTGATTACCGAGTGTATACACTCGGTAAATCATTTGGATTGGAAGGAGGGATCATCGTAACAAAACAAATGGGTAGAGACCATTTGGTCAATGTCATGCGACCATTTATATTTTCTACGGCACCACTACCCATCATTTCTAAATTGGCAATGTATGCTTTAGACTTATTACGATCTATGGAGACTGAGAGGTTTCATTTATTTGAACTCACTAGAGAATTAAAACAATCGTTACAAACGAATGGTTTTATGATTACGAATACAGAATCTCATATCATCCCTTTATTACTTTCATCCGAAAAAGAATCTTTATATTATGCCAAACGATTACAGGAGATGGGTCTCGATGTTCGCGCCATCCGTCCACCGACAGTTCCCACGCCAAGATTGCGGATCAGTTTGAATGCAAAATTAACAAGGGAGGATACAAATTCTTTAGTCTCTGCGTTGGTTCAAATTCGGAAAGATTGTGAAACGGTATCCTTTCCTTAA